A window from Caldivirga sp. encodes these proteins:
- the glmM gene encoding phosphoglucosamine mutase: MGKLFGTNGVRLEFTKGSYDPSFLVRLAEAIATYINTGDVLIGFDVRVTSLPIVGVLYGALSMHGIGVDVIGPLPTPIHQYLTKAWGYRAGIMVTASHNPPHYNGIKLMDSNGVEISRKAEEDVESIFFSGKYKETVDYRDIGSVRFINVEEGLRDYRDHLLSVINDEPIRRRGFRIVGDFANSVNSIALSYVLRGLNVKVYSINGHLDGEFPGRNPEPRPENLNIASRAIVEAGADFGVAYDGDGDRSLFIDEGGNVLWGDRTGTILALSMIKKGDKVVTPVSSSVVVKWTVEGAGGKVVWTRVGSVDVSHKVIEEGALCGFEDNGGFIWPKHHPVRDGVSTTLLMMKVLSEEKAKLSELNAKMPRMLTARERIEMNRELAVRIVEKLKGRDWGGEVIAIDGLRVNYIDSWFLVRPSGTENLLRVVIEASSSDKFNALRREVMGIIEDELRKLSKEALGT; encoded by the coding sequence GTGGGTAAACTATTTGGTACTAATGGGGTTAGGCTAGAGTTCACTAAGGGTAGTTACGACCCAAGTTTCTTAGTAAGGTTAGCTGAAGCCATAGCAACATACATTAATACTGGCGATGTTTTGATAGGCTTTGACGTTAGGGTAACAAGCCTACCCATAGTGGGTGTGCTTTATGGAGCATTGTCAATGCATGGTATTGGAGTTGACGTGATAGGACCATTGCCAACTCCAATACACCAATACTTAACTAAGGCTTGGGGTTATAGGGCTGGAATAATGGTAACTGCCAGTCATAATCCACCACACTACAACGGTATTAAGCTGATGGATAGTAATGGTGTTGAGATCAGTAGAAAAGCTGAGGAGGATGTGGAATCAATATTCTTCAGTGGGAAGTATAAGGAGACCGTGGATTATAGGGATATTGGGTCGGTCAGGTTCATTAATGTTGAGGAGGGGTTAAGGGATTATAGGGATCATTTACTGAGTGTAATTAATGATGAGCCGATTAGACGTAGGGGGTTTAGGATAGTGGGTGATTTCGCAAATAGCGTTAATTCAATAGCACTTTCATATGTTTTAAGAGGGCTTAACGTTAAGGTTTACTCAATTAATGGTCACCTCGATGGTGAATTCCCAGGTAGGAATCCTGAACCAAGGCCTGAGAACCTTAACATAGCATCAAGGGCTATTGTTGAAGCTGGTGCTGACTTTGGGGTTGCTTACGATGGGGATGGAGATAGGTCACTCTTCATTGATGAGGGGGGTAACGTATTATGGGGTGATAGGACAGGTACAATACTTGCCTTATCCATGATTAAGAAGGGTGATAAGGTTGTCACCCCAGTATCATCAAGTGTGGTGGTCAAGTGGACTGTAGAGGGCGCTGGTGGTAAGGTTGTTTGGACTAGGGTTGGCTCAGTTGATGTGAGCCATAAGGTTATTGAAGAGGGAGCATTATGTGGCTTCGAGGATAATGGCGGATTCATATGGCCTAAGCATCATCCAGTTCGGGATGGTGTATCAACAACGCTACTAATGATGAAGGTCCTATCCGAGGAGAAGGCTAAGTTATCTGAGCTTAATGCAAAGATGCCGAGAATGCTGACGGCAAGGGAGAGAATAGAAATGAATAGGGAACTTGCAGTAAGGATCGTTGAGAAGCTTAAGGGCAGGGACTGGGGTGGTGAAGTTATAGCAATAGATGGACTCAGGGTTAATTACATTGACTCCTGGTTCCTAGTGAGACCAAGTGGCACTGAGAATCTACTTAGAGTAGTAATTGAAGCATCAAGTAGTGATAAGTTCAATGCCCTTAGGCGTGAGGTAATGGGTATTATAGAGGATGAGCTTAGGAAACTTAGTAAAGAGGCTCTAGGTACTTAA
- a CDS encoding helix-turn-helix domain-containing protein yields the protein MDDVTEELEKAGAKSVVIDKDDYSYTIVANVDKGNLGKMVLKISSDSSTIPRSHIVDLLIMHKVFNAKPILVDESRRNEELQDGVLYEHSGIPQLNPNTFRDLLKGKPLLFKNEGGVVKVRIKGWLLRELRMRYGLSLGDLAELLSVSRKAVYEYERGTIDVSAEKAQLLVELFGDEIVEGWSLSVKDPEQRIMERRVELGDVLHLKVKESYLLVHTHGKYATVTDNGNVLLGSENSREAEEVSNILGARYIRIQ from the coding sequence ATGGATGATGTAACGGAGGAATTAGAGAAGGCTGGAGCTAAGTCTGTAGTTATTGATAAGGATGATTACTCATACACTATTGTAGCCAACGTGGATAAGGGTAATTTAGGTAAAATGGTCCTTAAGATAAGTTCAGATTCATCCACAATACCAAGGAGTCACATAGTTGATTTACTGATAATGCATAAGGTCTTTAATGCCAAGCCAATACTGGTTGATGAGAGTAGGAGAAATGAGGAACTCCAGGATGGTGTTCTTTATGAACACTCAGGCATACCTCAATTGAATCCGAACACATTCAGGGATTTACTTAAGGGTAAGCCACTACTCTTTAAGAATGAGGGTGGTGTAGTTAAGGTTAGGATAAAGGGTTGGTTACTGAGGGAACTTAGAATGAGGTATGGTTTAAGCCTCGGTGACCTAGCTGAGTTGCTCTCTGTTAGCAGGAAGGCAGTGTATGAGTATGAGAGAGGCACTATTGATGTTAGCGCTGAGAAGGCTCAACTACTTGTTGAATTATTTGGGGATGAAATAGTAGAAGGCTGGAGTCTAAGTGTTAAGGATCCTGAACAGAGGATTATGGAGAGGAGGGTTGAGTTGGGTGATGTACTTCACCTTAAGGTTAAGGAATCATACCTACTGGTTCATACTCACGGTAAATACGCCACAGTGACTGATAATGGCAATGTACTCTTAGGTAGTGAGAACAGTAGAGAGGCTGAAGAAGTATCAAACATACTTGGCGCCCGCTACATTAGAATACAGTAA
- a CDS encoding glycosyltransferase family 2 protein, with translation MGIKVTIVVTCYRRWTYLPLAIKSIRVQSKPPDEIIIVKSPEIRLLEGSLKVIDDDSPHVGKKIIEAAEEAMGDIIMFLDDDDEFTNSKVAMVSEFFENISELTYVHNSISCITSSGVEVHKVKNYFKVPPYVKPCAKVNRRVMFNLSNEKAFSRWLWAGAAFNASSISIRREALMKVKHYVKQVSVVSDSILYYSAALYGGSALLIPERLTKYRIHGGNISRGQSTSFSDYIESMRTLLSRVIHDYNIICEMTKGSNFEKHACTERSMYTAVARVFNEHELSLGYLNMHTLQYYLMALLPKRFKNVIARRWYEATLNPFI, from the coding sequence CAGAGTAAGCCACCTGATGAGATTATTATTGTTAAGAGCCCGGAAATAAGGTTACTTGAAGGTTCATTGAAGGTAATTGATGATGATTCGCCTCATGTAGGTAAGAAGATAATCGAGGCTGCTGAGGAGGCTATGGGTGATATCATAATGTTCCTTGATGACGATGATGAATTCACCAACAGTAAGGTAGCCATGGTGAGTGAGTTCTTTGAGAATATTAGTGAATTAACTTACGTTCATAATTCAATCTCATGCATTACCAGTAGTGGCGTAGAGGTGCATAAAGTTAAGAATTACTTCAAAGTACCACCCTATGTTAAACCCTGTGCTAAGGTTAACCGAAGGGTAATGTTTAATCTAAGTAATGAAAAAGCCTTCAGTAGGTGGCTTTGGGCTGGTGCAGCATTTAACGCCAGTTCAATATCTATTAGAAGGGAAGCATTAATGAAGGTTAAGCATTATGTTAAGCAAGTTAGTGTAGTCTCGGATTCAATACTTTACTATAGTGCTGCACTTTATGGCGGTTCGGCATTACTAATACCTGAGAGATTAACTAAGTATAGGATACATGGAGGTAACATTAGTAGGGGTCAATCTACCTCATTTAGTGATTACATTGAATCAATGAGAACATTACTAAGTAGGGTCATTCATGATTATAATATAATATGTGAAATGACTAAGGGAAGCAATTTTGAGAAGCATGCGTGTACGGAGAGGAGTATGTACACTGCTGTTGCTCGGGTCTTTAATGAACATGAGTTAAGTTTAGGGTACTTAAATATGCATACACTGCAATACTACCTAATGGCCCTACTTCCCAAGCGGTTTAAAAACGTGATAGCGAGGAGATGGTATGAGGCAACCTTAAATCCATTTATTTAA
- a CDS encoding DUF996 domain-containing protein, whose translation MSFDSAKTLAGIGAILAGVGILGYVIPSIVGLILFLVGMVELADYFNDSKLKSDITGWFIFGLIALIVLTVGVFLALIPFTMSFSWLHMNYPMIPYHPYHPLLASLLIIVVVIIVTAVFFLLSAVYLRRAMSNMSSRTGEGLFETGGLIYLIGAILTFIVIGVFIILVAWIIIGVALLSIREPSRNP comes from the coding sequence ATGAGCTTTGATTCAGCCAAGACATTAGCTGGTATAGGTGCCATACTTGCTGGGGTTGGTATACTTGGTTATGTTATACCATCAATAGTTGGTTTGATACTGTTCCTAGTTGGTATGGTGGAGTTGGCGGATTACTTCAATGATAGTAAGCTTAAATCTGATATAACTGGGTGGTTCATATTTGGGTTAATAGCATTAATAGTGTTAACTGTTGGTGTTTTTCTAGCATTAATACCGTTCACAATGTCATTCAGTTGGTTACACATGAACTACCCAATGATACCTTATCATCCTTACCACCCACTGTTAGCTAGTTTACTGATAATAGTAGTAGTGATTATAGTGACTGCAGTGTTCTTCCTACTATCCGCGGTTTACCTGCGTAGGGCAATGAGTAACATGAGTTCACGTACCGGTGAAGGATTATTTGAGACAGGGGGCTTAATATACTTAATAGGGGCGATTTTAACATTCATAGTAATAGGTGTTTTCATAATTTTAGTAGCCTGGATAATAATAGGCGTAGCATTATTAAGCATTAGGGAGCCTAGCAGAAATCCTTAA